Proteins from one Cellulosilyticum lentocellum DSM 5427 genomic window:
- a CDS encoding sugar phosphate isomerase/epimerase family protein, with protein MKLSVCYNHILLASEQTGLSLSEVLKKVKNMGIQSVACSYEELKPYTREMKVLLKAVELEISCIYKYFDFGYEETGEAGYGLIDLAEHMGAKFVLVIPGLLKEEVGIKREQAIKHMVEALRLMCDYAKDKGITVTLEDYDNVCAPYTTAKEILWFMEQVPDLKHTFDTGNYRYRGEDEIEAFELLKDYIVYVHVKDRSTAMKGEEVAKIAADGTALFSTPVGSGVIKIKEILDKLEFMGYDGTLNIEHFDAPNQLEYIEQSIRWLLKNISTNSEKNI; from the coding sequence ATGAAGTTGTCGGTTTGTTATAATCACATTTTGTTGGCAAGTGAACAAACAGGTTTATCACTTTCGGAGGTATTGAAAAAAGTAAAAAATATGGGGATTCAATCTGTGGCATGCTCCTATGAAGAGTTAAAGCCTTATACTAGAGAGATGAAAGTATTATTAAAGGCAGTCGAATTGGAGATTAGTTGTATCTATAAATATTTTGATTTTGGTTATGAGGAAACAGGTGAAGCTGGTTACGGATTAATTGATCTAGCGGAGCATATGGGAGCTAAGTTTGTACTAGTCATTCCAGGGTTGTTAAAAGAAGAAGTAGGTATCAAACGCGAACAAGCTATAAAGCATATGGTTGAGGCATTAAGATTAATGTGTGATTATGCCAAGGATAAGGGAATCACTGTTACTTTAGAAGATTATGATAATGTTTGTGCACCTTATACTACAGCAAAAGAAATATTATGGTTTATGGAGCAGGTTCCAGATTTAAAGCATACTTTTGATACGGGTAACTACAGATATAGAGGTGAAGATGAAATCGAGGCTTTTGAGTTGTTGAAAGACTATATTGTATATGTTCATGTAAAAGATAGAAGTACTGCCATGAAGGGAGAAGAAGTGGCTAAGATAGCTGCTGATGGAACGGCCTTGTTTTCAACTCCAGTAGGTTCTGGTGTTATTAAAATTAAGGAAATACTTGATAAACTAGAATTTATGGGGTATGATGGCACACTTAATATAGAGCATTTTGATGCACCTAATCAACTAGAGTATATAGAACAATCTATAAGATGGCTTCTCAAAAATATATCTACCAATTCAGAGAAAAATATATAA
- the nifJ gene encoding pyruvate:ferredoxin (flavodoxin) oxidoreductase, producing the protein MGKTMMTVDGNTAASYVAYAFTDVAAIYPITPSSTMAEVVDEWSAQGRKNIFGQTVNVVEMQSEAGAAGAFHGSLQAGALTTTFTASQGLLLMIPNMYKVAGELLPGVFHVSARALAAQALNIFGDHQDVMATRQTGCAMLATGSVQEVMDLAPVAHLAAIKGRIPFVHFFDGFRTSHEIQKVEAIDYDDFAKLVDQDALKAFRDNALSPNHPVTRGTAQNPDIYFQTREASNKFYNNLVPVVEEYIGEINKLTGRNYGLFNYYGADDAEDIIIAMGSVTETIEQTIEELNKKGAKYGVVKVHLYRPFSTKHLLAAIPSTVKRICVLDRTKEPGSAGEPLYLDVCSAFYGKADAPTVIGGRYGLGSKDTTPTDIKAVFDNLVSAQPKTGFTVGINDDVTFTSLTYKDELRIAEPGTVRCKFWGLGSDGTVGANKQAIKIIGNHTDKYAQAYFAYDSKKSGGVTISHLRFGDTPIRSTYLIDEADYIACHNQSYVHQYDLLKGLKKGGVFVLNCIWDESELEANLPAHMKKYIADNEIRFYIVNATKIAGEVGLGNRINMVMQSAFFKLANIISEEDAIKYLKEAVVKAYGKKGEKVVNMNYAAIDRGFEAAVKVNVPASWASAVEEAAAAVDEPEFITNILRPMNAQEGDKLPVSAFNGLEDGTFPAGTAAYEKRGIAIEVPEWEIENCIQCNQCSFVCPHACIRPVLLTEEEQAKAPGTFATKKAIGKGLEGLTYRIQVSPYDCTGCGNCADICPAKTKALVMKPFASQSEVEDANWSFVVKEVSSKDDLDLTMNVKNSQFKTPLIEFSGACAGCGETAYIKVVTQLFGDRMMIANATGCSSIWGGSAPSTPYTTNSKGQGPSWANSLFEDNAEYGLGMSLGVNQMRNKLANVMHELVDLDIDETAKAAFNEWLEVMNLGEPSKAASAKVLEVLENNTITDPAAKALLAEIEDKKDYLVKRSVWMLGGDGWSYDIGYGGLDHVLASGEDVNVLVFDTEIYSNTGGQSSKATPAAAIAKFAASGKKTRKKDLGMMMMSYGNVYVAQVAIGADKNQFMKAIMEAEAHQGPSIIIAYAPCISHGLREGMGRSVANEDQAVKSGYWHLYRYNPNVEKGKNPFTLDSKEPTASFRDFIMGQVRYSSLAKQYPTQAEELFELAEENAKARYESYLRLTDR; encoded by the coding sequence ATGGGAAAAACGATGATGACTGTTGATGGTAATACAGCTGCATCTTATGTTGCGTATGCTTTTACTGATGTTGCTGCAATTTATCCAATTACCCCCTCATCAACTATGGCAGAAGTAGTTGACGAATGGTCTGCTCAAGGAAGGAAGAATATTTTCGGACAAACTGTTAATGTAGTAGAGATGCAATCTGAAGCAGGAGCTGCGGGGGCTTTCCACGGCTCACTTCAAGCTGGAGCTTTAACAACTACTTTTACAGCTTCACAAGGCTTGTTATTAATGATTCCTAATATGTATAAGGTTGCAGGGGAACTTTTACCAGGCGTTTTCCATGTAAGTGCCCGTGCTCTTGCTGCTCAAGCGCTTAACATTTTTGGCGACCACCAAGACGTTATGGCTACAAGACAAACAGGCTGTGCTATGCTTGCAACAGGCTCTGTACAAGAAGTTATGGACCTTGCACCAGTGGCTCACCTTGCTGCTATTAAAGGTAGAATTCCTTTTGTACATTTCTTTGATGGCTTCAGAACTTCACATGAGATTCAAAAAGTAGAAGCAATTGATTATGATGATTTTGCTAAACTAGTAGATCAAGATGCTCTTAAAGCATTTAGAGATAATGCACTTTCTCCAAATCATCCTGTAACAAGAGGAACTGCACAAAATCCAGATATTTATTTCCAAACAAGAGAAGCTAGTAATAAATTCTATAATAACTTAGTGCCTGTTGTTGAAGAATACATAGGAGAAATCAATAAATTAACAGGTAGAAATTATGGTTTATTCAATTATTATGGTGCCGATGATGCAGAAGATATCATTATAGCAATGGGTTCTGTAACAGAAACAATTGAACAAACAATTGAAGAACTTAATAAAAAAGGTGCTAAATACGGTGTAGTTAAAGTTCACTTATATAGACCTTTCTCAACAAAACATTTACTTGCAGCTATTCCAAGCACAGTAAAACGTATTTGTGTATTAGATCGTACAAAAGAACCAGGTTCAGCAGGTGAACCACTTTATTTAGATGTATGTTCAGCATTTTATGGAAAAGCTGATGCGCCTACAGTTATTGGTGGACGTTATGGTCTTGGGTCAAAAGATACAACACCAACAGATATTAAAGCTGTATTTGATAATTTAGTAAGTGCTCAGCCAAAGACTGGATTTACAGTAGGTATTAATGATGACGTAACATTTACTTCATTAACTTACAAAGACGAATTAAGAATTGCTGAGCCAGGTACAGTAAGATGTAAATTCTGGGGTCTTGGTTCTGATGGTACAGTTGGCGCTAACAAGCAAGCCATTAAAATCATTGGTAATCATACAGATAAATATGCACAAGCATATTTCGCATACGACTCTAAAAAATCAGGTGGAGTAACTATTTCTCACTTACGTTTTGGTGATACACCTATTCGTTCAACCTATTTAATTGATGAAGCAGATTATATTGCTTGTCACAATCAATCCTATGTTCATCAATATGATTTATTAAAAGGACTTAAAAAGGGCGGAGTATTCGTACTTAACTGTATTTGGGATGAAAGTGAATTAGAAGCTAACCTTCCAGCACATATGAAAAAATATATTGCTGACAATGAAATTAGATTTTATATTGTTAATGCAACTAAAATAGCAGGAGAAGTAGGCCTTGGTAACCGTATTAATATGGTTATGCAATCAGCATTCTTTAAATTAGCTAATATTATTTCAGAAGAAGATGCTATTAAATACTTAAAAGAAGCCGTAGTTAAAGCTTACGGTAAAAAAGGCGAAAAAGTTGTTAATATGAATTATGCAGCTATTGACCGTGGTTTTGAAGCAGCAGTTAAAGTTAATGTTCCAGCTAGCTGGGCAAGCGCAGTAGAAGAAGCGGCAGCAGCAGTAGATGAACCAGAATTCATTACTAACATCTTACGTCCTATGAATGCTCAAGAAGGAGATAAACTTCCTGTAAGCGCATTTAATGGTCTTGAAGATGGTACTTTTCCAGCAGGAACAGCTGCTTACGAAAAACGTGGTATTGCTATTGAAGTACCAGAATGGGAGATTGAAAATTGTATTCAATGTAATCAATGTTCATTTGTTTGTCCACATGCATGTATTAGACCAGTGCTTTTAACAGAAGAAGAACAAGCAAAAGCACCAGGTACATTTGCTACTAAGAAAGCAATTGGAAAAGGTTTAGAAGGCTTAACTTATAGAATACAAGTGAGTCCATATGACTGTACAGGTTGTGGCAACTGTGCTGATATTTGTCCAGCTAAAACTAAAGCTTTAGTTATGAAACCATTTGCTTCTCAATCAGAAGTTGAAGATGCAAACTGGAGCTTTGTTGTGAAAGAAGTAAGTAGTAAAGATGATTTAGATCTTACAATGAACGTTAAAAATAGCCAATTCAAGACACCACTTATTGAGTTCTCAGGTGCTTGTGCAGGTTGCGGTGAAACAGCTTATATTAAAGTTGTAACACAGCTTTTCGGAGATCGTATGATGATTGCTAATGCTACAGGATGTTCTTCTATTTGGGGTGGTTCTGCGCCATCTACACCATATACTACAAATAGCAAGGGTCAAGGACCATCATGGGCAAACTCTTTATTTGAAGATAATGCTGAATATGGTCTTGGTATGAGTCTTGGTGTTAATCAAATGAGAAATAAATTAGCTAATGTTATGCATGAATTAGTTGACTTAGATATTGATGAAACAGCTAAAGCAGCATTTAATGAATGGCTAGAAGTAATGAACTTAGGTGAACCTTCTAAAGCTGCAAGTGCTAAAGTATTAGAAGTACTTGAAAATAATACAATTACTGATCCAGCAGCTAAAGCACTTCTTGCAGAAATTGAAGATAAGAAAGATTATCTTGTTAAACGTTCTGTATGGATGCTTGGTGGAGATGGTTGGTCATATGATATTGGTTATGGCGGTCTTGATCACGTATTAGCATCAGGTGAAGATGTTAATGTACTAGTATTTGATACAGAAATTTACTCAAACACTGGTGGTCAATCTTCTAAAGCAACACCAGCAGCAGCTATTGCAAAATTCGCTGCATCTGGTAAGAAGACACGTAAAAAAGATTTAGGTATGATGATGATGAGCTATGGCAATGTTTATGTGGCTCAAGTAGCTATTGGTGCTGATAAGAACCAATTTATGAAAGCTATTATGGAAGCAGAAGCACATCAAGGTCCATCTATTATCATTGCTTATGCACCATGTATTAGCCATGGACTAAGAGAAGGTATGGGACGTTCTGTTGCTAATGAAGATCAAGCGGTTAAATCTGGTTACTGGCATTTATATCGCTATAATCCAAATGTTGAAAAAGGTAAAAATCCATTTACCCTTGATTCAAAAGAACCAACAGCTAGCTTCAGAGACTTCATTATGGGGCAAGTACGTTACTCATCACTTGCTAAACAATATCCAACACAAGCAGAAGAACTTTTTGAGTTAGCAGAAGAAAACGCTAAAGCAAGATATGAATCTTACTTACGTTTAACTGACAGATAA
- a CDS encoding endonuclease/exonuclease/phosphatase family protein gives MRILTLNTHSWREENQEEKMSYLAEIIKERDYDIIALQEINQSTASPYLQDRHLRRDNFMVVLQQLIEKIGGPKYNSFWDLSKVVRDEYEEGSAILCKMPITHTSCFTVSKSRDRDDVKARKIVKVTVTYKEQEIDLYSCHLGWWHDEIEPFEYQCDRLVEEMDSDKLSLLMGDFNNNANLREEGYDYLIDKGFYDTYILAGEKDQGVTVQGEIAGWKGNKVGLRIDLILVNKTLTVKSSKVIFNGDYKNVVSDHYGVEVELELED, from the coding sequence ATGAGAATATTGACGTTAAACACACATTCATGGAGAGAAGAGAACCAAGAGGAAAAAATGAGCTATTTAGCAGAAATCATAAAAGAAAGAGACTATGATATCATTGCACTACAAGAAATTAATCAAAGTACAGCATCACCCTATTTACAAGATAGACATTTAAGAAGAGATAATTTTATGGTGGTATTACAGCAATTAATAGAGAAAATAGGTGGGCCAAAGTATAATAGCTTTTGGGACTTATCTAAAGTTGTTAGAGATGAATATGAAGAAGGGTCTGCTATTTTATGCAAGATGCCGATTACACACACTTCTTGCTTTACAGTAAGTAAGAGTCGAGATAGAGACGATGTTAAAGCGAGAAAGATTGTTAAAGTAACTGTAACGTATAAAGAACAAGAAATAGATTTATATTCTTGTCATTTAGGTTGGTGGCATGACGAAATAGAGCCTTTTGAATATCAGTGTGATCGATTAGTAGAAGAAATGGACTCAGATAAACTTAGTCTACTTATGGGTGATTTCAATAATAATGCTAATCTTAGAGAAGAGGGCTATGATTATCTAATTGATAAAGGATTTTATGATACCTATATTCTAGCAGGAGAAAAAGATCAAGGAGTTACTGTACAGGGAGAAATAGCCGGCTGGAAAGGTAATAAAGTAGGTTTGCGTATTGATCTTATTTTGGTAAATAAGACGTTAACGGTTAAAAGCTCAAAGGTTATCTTTAATGGAGATTATAAAAATGTAGTTTCAGATCATTATGGGGTAGAGGTAGAGCTGGAGTTAGAGGACTAA
- a CDS encoding alanyl-tRNA editing protein: MTKKLYYTDSYLTDFTATVLSCNEGKKGYEVVLDQTAFYPEGGGQPSDEGILGGVKVKDVRIKDHVIYHIVECPLEVGSSVEGKIDFDKRFDMMQQHSGEHIISGLINKYYGYNNVGFHLSRENMTADVDGELTSEQVSEIEYLANEAIYKNIPVQGAIYGQEEVREMTYRSKIELNEDVRLVTIPGYDTCACCGTHVKYTGEIGMIKFISSERHRGGTRLTLACGKRALKDYSKKQEIVSSAMAILSAKPEMITSHLQKLQEEFNETKFKLAEVKGILFSYMVEEYIKCNQATLCICEEGLVPEELRKLCTLLIQKVDKTCLVVTPDATGFKYALGNSKIDIRPLCKAMNMKFQGKGGGSSELCQGSLLGEWEEIKLFLSE; this comes from the coding sequence ATGACTAAGAAGTTATATTATACAGATAGCTATTTAACTGATTTCACGGCAACCGTATTAAGTTGCAATGAAGGAAAGAAGGGGTATGAGGTAGTTCTTGATCAAACAGCTTTTTATCCTGAAGGAGGTGGTCAACCATCAGATGAAGGCATATTAGGTGGAGTAAAAGTTAAAGATGTTCGTATAAAGGACCATGTGATTTATCATATAGTAGAGTGCCCTTTAGAAGTAGGCAGTAGTGTAGAGGGTAAGATAGATTTTGACAAGCGATTTGATATGATGCAACAACATAGTGGGGAACATATTATATCAGGTCTTATTAATAAGTATTACGGTTATAACAATGTAGGTTTTCATTTGAGTAGAGAGAATATGACGGCAGATGTAGATGGTGAGTTAACAAGTGAGCAAGTTTCAGAAATAGAATACTTAGCCAATGAAGCTATCTATAAAAATATACCAGTGCAAGGGGCTATTTATGGACAAGAGGAAGTAAGAGAGATGACTTATCGTTCTAAAATTGAACTCAATGAGGATGTTAGACTAGTAACCATACCAGGGTATGACACCTGTGCTTGCTGTGGCACACACGTGAAGTATACTGGGGAGATTGGAATGATTAAGTTTATTAGTAGTGAAAGACATCGAGGTGGTACAAGGCTTACATTAGCTTGTGGCAAGAGAGCACTAAAAGATTACAGTAAGAAGCAAGAAATCGTAAGTAGTGCCATGGCTATACTTTCAGCTAAACCTGAGATGATTACATCGCATCTTCAAAAGTTACAAGAAGAATTCAACGAAACAAAGTTTAAATTAGCAGAAGTTAAAGGAATACTTTTTTCATATATGGTAGAAGAATATATAAAGTGCAATCAAGCAACACTTTGTATTTGTGAAGAAGGTTTAGTTCCAGAGGAACTAAGAAAACTATGTACTCTCTTAATACAGAAGGTAGATAAAACCTGTCTGGTAGTAACACCTGATGCAACGGGATTTAAGTACGCCCTAGGAAATAGCAAAATAGATATAAGACCTCTTTGCAAAGCAATGAATATGAAGTTTCAAGGCAAAGGAGGAGGCTCATCAGAGCTCTGTCAAGGAAGTTTGTTGGGGGAATGGGAAGAAATTAAATTGTTTTTGAGTGAATAG
- a CDS encoding glycoside hydrolase family 95 protein, protein MLDQVLWYKQAARNWNEALPIGNGALGGMIFGGIKKELIQMNEESLWYGTFRDRNNKDARKYLPVIRDLLWQGKIGEAEKLLSMSMFGTPDGQRQYSVLGDLVIQCFGQEEPVSHYRRTLDLETACATVGYVSPKGKFEREYFCSKPDNLLAVRLRCDQEEQIELMAYIDRWKYNDEIEMSKDGMSLYGSSGPCSSEGIGYHFMMKLIPNGGTAQNIGQRLYAKGCNEVIILVTATTDYKDSNPRSICEERLKKATQKGYEELKARHVADYKSLYKRLSLDLKGESLNHLPTDERLERIKKGGEDLDLIAMYFQYGRYLLISCSREGGLPATLQGIWNGEWLPPWDSKYTININTEMNYWLAEKCHLSECHLPLVEHLEKVRIHGEKTAEQMYGCRGFMAHHNTDIWGDAAPQDMWMPATIWPMGAAWLVLHIWEHYEYTLDQAFLKEKYHLLKGAGDFFKDYLMMDENGYLVTGPSTSPENTYRLSSGEQGTVCIGPSMDSQILFELFTAIIEAGQLVGEAEEEIQCFKEMRKKLPPIQIGKYGQIMEWREDHEEVEPGHRHISQLFALYPGHQITKEDTPEWAKAAKKTLERRLSYGGGHTGWSRAWIINLWARLKEGDLAYSNIKELLKCSTLINLLDNHPPFQIDGNFGAAAGISELLLQGEKDYIELLPALPKGIPNGKVTGLCAKGKVTVDIDWEDGHLVSAKLHIGRDGEIKVKCKDKIVLKGKKEVENEILFCKVKQGETLEFIRACK, encoded by the coding sequence ATGCTAGATCAAGTACTCTGGTATAAACAAGCAGCACGGAATTGGAATGAAGCATTACCAATTGGCAATGGTGCATTAGGGGGCATGATTTTTGGAGGAATAAAAAAAGAACTCATTCAAATGAATGAGGAAAGCCTTTGGTATGGTACTTTTAGAGATAGGAATAATAAAGATGCTAGAAAATATTTGCCTGTTATAAGAGATTTATTATGGCAGGGGAAGATAGGAGAAGCAGAGAAACTTTTATCCATGAGTATGTTTGGAACTCCAGATGGCCAAAGGCAATACTCTGTATTAGGGGATTTGGTTATTCAATGCTTTGGGCAAGAAGAACCAGTAAGTCACTATAGAAGAACGTTAGATTTAGAAACAGCTTGTGCTACAGTAGGTTATGTGAGTCCAAAAGGAAAGTTTGAAAGAGAGTATTTTTGTTCTAAACCCGATAACTTACTAGCTGTTCGGTTAAGATGTGATCAAGAGGAACAAATAGAATTAATGGCTTATATTGATAGATGGAAATATAATGATGAGATAGAGATGAGCAAAGATGGCATGAGCTTGTACGGTTCAAGTGGTCCTTGTTCTAGTGAAGGAATAGGATATCATTTTATGATGAAACTTATACCTAATGGAGGAACTGCACAAAACATAGGACAACGTCTTTATGCAAAAGGTTGTAATGAAGTCATTATTTTAGTGACAGCAACTACAGATTATAAAGACAGTAATCCAAGGAGTATTTGTGAAGAACGTTTGAAAAAAGCAACACAGAAAGGATATGAGGAGTTAAAAGCAAGGCACGTGGCAGATTATAAAAGTCTATACAAACGCCTATCTTTGGATTTAAAAGGAGAATCATTAAATCATTTACCTACAGACGAACGCCTTGAAAGAATAAAAAAGGGTGGAGAAGATTTAGATTTAATAGCCATGTATTTTCAGTATGGACGTTATTTGTTAATTAGTTGTAGTAGGGAAGGTGGGTTGCCTGCTACTCTACAAGGTATTTGGAATGGAGAATGGTTACCCCCATGGGACAGTAAGTATACCATTAATATTAATACAGAGATGAATTATTGGTTGGCAGAAAAATGCCATTTATCAGAATGTCATTTACCTTTAGTTGAACACCTAGAGAAGGTAAGAATACATGGAGAGAAAACAGCAGAGCAGATGTATGGTTGTAGAGGCTTTATGGCGCATCATAATACGGATATTTGGGGAGATGCGGCACCGCAAGATATGTGGATGCCAGCAACTATCTGGCCTATGGGAGCAGCCTGGTTAGTGTTACATATATGGGAGCATTATGAGTATACTTTGGATCAAGCATTCTTAAAAGAAAAGTATCATCTTCTTAAAGGAGCAGGAGACTTCTTTAAAGACTACTTGATGATGGATGAAAATGGCTATCTGGTAACAGGCCCTTCTACATCTCCTGAAAATACATATCGCTTATCTTCAGGGGAGCAAGGAACTGTGTGTATAGGACCAAGTATGGATAGTCAAATATTATTTGAATTATTTACCGCAATTATTGAAGCAGGTCAGTTAGTAGGAGAAGCGGAAGAAGAAATTCAATGTTTTAAAGAGATGAGAAAAAAATTACCTCCTATACAAATCGGTAAGTATGGTCAGATTATGGAATGGAGAGAGGATCATGAGGAGGTAGAGCCAGGGCATAGGCATATTTCACAATTATTTGCATTATATCCAGGCCACCAAATTACTAAAGAAGATACACCAGAATGGGCGAAGGCAGCCAAGAAAACTTTAGAAAGGCGTCTAAGCTATGGTGGAGGTCATACGGGGTGGAGTAGGGCATGGATTATCAATTTGTGGGCAAGGCTAAAAGAGGGAGACTTGGCTTATAGCAATATAAAGGAATTACTTAAATGTTCTACACTGATTAATTTGTTAGATAATCATCCGCCTTTTCAGATTGATGGTAACTTTGGGGCAGCAGCCGGAATAAGTGAACTGCTATTACAAGGAGAAAAGGATTATATTGAGTTATTGCCAGCTTTACCTAAAGGAATACCAAATGGTAAAGTAACAGGATTATGTGCCAAAGGGAAAGTGACGGTAGATATAGACTGGGAAGATGGGCATTTGGTAAGTGCAAAATTACATATAGGTAGAGATGGAGAAATAAAGGTAAAATGCAAAGATAAGATCGTACTAAAGGGTAAAAAAGAAGTAGAAAATGAGATTCTATTTTGTAAGGTTAAGCAGGGAGAAACGCTAGAATTTATAAGGGCTTGCAAATGA
- a CDS encoding ABC transporter permease: MHSLQRGVSNILVKTNKNVGTIKKMTVWSRMKEQKYLIAMSAPFVIWVIIFKYLPLTGWAMAFQDYKPQLGITKSPWVGLKHFKVLFKEEQFYQALQNTLGMSILAIVFSTIFSISFALLLNELRSLKFKRLIQTISYLPHFVSWVVVANIVGQILAPTGTINEILMNLHIINTPINFLAKPSMFWGIVTASDLWKETGWNAIIYLAAITGIDMQLYEAAKVDGANRWQQIKNITLPGIKATAIILLIMSIGNLINIGFEKQYLLGNNTVAAKSLVLDKYALDYGIGMVRYSYGTAIGMFKSVVGIVLIFIANTLAKKSGEGRLI, from the coding sequence ATGCATAGCTTACAGAGGGGAGTGAGTAATATTTTAGTTAAAACAAACAAAAATGTAGGAACCATTAAAAAAATGACTGTATGGTCAAGAATGAAAGAACAAAAATACTTAATTGCAATGTCTGCACCCTTTGTAATATGGGTTATTATTTTTAAGTATTTACCTTTAACAGGTTGGGCCATGGCTTTTCAGGATTATAAGCCACAATTAGGTATTACTAAATCACCGTGGGTAGGGCTTAAACATTTCAAGGTGCTATTTAAAGAAGAACAGTTTTATCAAGCTCTACAAAATACCTTGGGAATGAGTATTCTAGCTATTGTATTTAGTACCATATTTTCAATTAGCTTCGCGCTATTACTTAATGAGTTAAGATCACTTAAATTTAAGCGACTGATTCAAACCATTTCTTATTTACCTCACTTTGTATCGTGGGTAGTAGTCGCTAATATTGTAGGTCAAATTTTAGCGCCTACGGGAACTATTAATGAAATACTGATGAATTTACATATTATTAATACACCGATTAACTTTTTGGCTAAGCCATCTATGTTTTGGGGTATTGTTACAGCATCGGACCTTTGGAAAGAAACAGGTTGGAATGCAATCATTTATTTGGCAGCTATTACAGGTATAGACATGCAGCTTTATGAGGCGGCTAAAGTCGATGGTGCTAATAGATGGCAACAAATTAAAAACATTACACTGCCAGGCATTAAAGCAACAGCAATTATCTTATTAATTATGTCTATAGGAAACTTAATTAATATTGGTTTTGAAAAGCAATACTTATTAGGAAACAATACAGTAGCAGCTAAATCTTTAGTACTTGATAAATATGCCTTAGATTATGGAATTGGAATGGTAAGATACTCTTATGGTACAGCCATTGGTATGTTTAAGTCGGTTGTTGGTATCGTACTTATTTTCATTGCAAATACCTTGGCTAAGAAAAGCGGCGAAGGAAGGCTCATTTAA
- a CDS encoding carbohydrate ABC transporter permease has translation MLAKLKKITLFDVIVTLLMTIVLIITMYPFLQVVAISFNDATDTVRGGIHIIPRKFTFQNYISIFESNSKLITGFINSVLRTVIGTIAGVLCTTMLAYTLSRTDYMFRKPISVLFVLTMYVSGGLIPEYMVIRNLGLINKFSVYVWPMLINAFNVIVLRSFMDNLPFELQESAKIDGANDLVIFWKIIFPLCMPAIATVALFVAVGQWNSWFDTYLYAKKDYLTTLQYELMKVLDNAAAGVKAADINTQGLKKVTTNPESIKMAITVITTVPIVCVYPFLQRYFVSGMTVGAVKS, from the coding sequence GTGCTAGCTAAATTAAAGAAGATAACACTATTTGATGTTATAGTTACATTATTAATGACTATTGTTTTAATTATCACCATGTACCCTTTCTTACAAGTAGTAGCCATTTCATTTAATGATGCAACAGATACTGTAAGAGGAGGTATACATATTATACCAAGAAAGTTTACATTCCAAAATTACATTAGCATTTTTGAATCTAATAGCAAGCTTATTACTGGCTTTATCAATTCCGTTTTAAGAACTGTTATAGGAACTATAGCAGGTGTGCTTTGTACCACAATGTTAGCTTATACATTGAGCCGAACAGATTATATGTTTAGAAAGCCTATATCCGTACTTTTCGTTCTTACAATGTATGTAAGTGGGGGGCTTATTCCAGAGTATATGGTTATTAGAAACCTAGGATTAATTAATAAGTTTTCAGTATATGTTTGGCCAATGCTCATTAATGCATTTAATGTTATTGTTCTAAGATCTTTCATGGATAATTTGCCTTTTGAATTACAAGAATCAGCCAAGATAGATGGGGCAAATGATTTAGTAATCTTCTGGAAGATTATATTCCCACTATGTATGCCGGCTATTGCAACCGTTGCCTTATTTGTTGCAGTGGGACAATGGAATAGTTGGTTTGATACATATTTATATGCTAAAAAAGATTATTTAACTACACTACAATATGAACTCATGAAAGTACTAGATAATGCTGCAGCAGGAGTAAAAGCAGCAGATATCAACACCCAGGGACTCAAAAAAGTTACGACTAATCCAGAATCTATAAAGATGGCTATTACAGTTATCACAACCGTACCTATTGTTTGCGTTTATCCATTCTTACAACGCTACTTTGTATCTGGTATGACTGTAGGAGCTGTAAAAAGTTAA